A window of Vicia villosa cultivar HV-30 ecotype Madison, WI unplaced genomic scaffold, Vvil1.0 ctg.002784F_1_1, whole genome shotgun sequence genomic DNA:
GTGGATTCTTGAGTGTTGATAACTTTTAAATAgacgacaaagatttgtttaaggcTGTTGAATGAAAATATGAAGAAAACAATATCATTTAACTATCATCTCGATTTTTAAAACAACTGAAGGGTTagagtaaaataataataaaagaattacaaaaaTGACAACATTGTTTacccaaaatatttaaaatatattgtatGCAATAAATATTGTATGAGACATTTGCTCATGgtgtaattttaatattttagataaACAATCTAAAATTATACTCTTCAACCCACTGTAGTTCGATCTAATTCTCCCAATATTAATTTAACTCAATTCATATTATACatctataattttatatattagatCAATATGCTCATcaagtattttttaattttttatagggAGTTGGGAGAAAATAATAAGGCAGTACAATTATATAAATCCATCAAACTTTACTATGTAtacaataatttatttataaaaaaaatttacttcaCAAATTTTAAGAGAAATCATGAAATACGAATCTTGTAACTGTACTACTACAACACCAATTGCATTGATGGCAACCTCTTGCATGATGAGAATGATCCGTTTGGTTAGAACATATTAAACATGCCTTATGACATGATCATATACTTATATATAAATACAAAACCCTATTAACTCTCCAAACATATATATTATACTACAAAAATTGCTCACTTATTAATTATTGTGAAAAACACAAAACATGAAGATTTTCATTAGCTATAAGACTATATCCTTGTTGTGTTTTTTCTTAATCATGGTAACATTGGTGAAACAAGTTCAAAGCACACCTTGCTCAAGCACATTTTTCTCAGCCCTTGTGCAACTCATTCCTTGTAGGGCATCAGTTGCTCCTTATAGCCCAATTCCACCCACTGATGCATGCTGTAATGCCCTTAAAGCTTTAGGTCAATCATGTTTGTGTGTTCTAGTTAATGGACCTCCGATAAGTGGCGTGGATCGTAACATGGCTTCGCAATTGCCGGAAAAGTGTACCTCAAACTTTGAACCTTGTGTGTGATTTTCCACTCTCTTTCATATATAAAGGTTTTATATTTGTAATTATGAGCAAGTGAAAGTAGGGTTATAAtcttgtttattttctttatgcAGGTGAATTTATATGATGATCGTGAAGTTGGAGCATGAAGCTGGAATTTATTCCATTAGAAATAAAGTTTTTTTCACCTTTGTTTTTTATATTAGGAGAAACTTTAAGTAGTGTGTGCCAAAATAATATTCCATAAGATGAGACTTATGTAATCATGGGATTATGTTTCAGTCTATGGTTTACTTTCTGTAGATTGTTCTCAGTTTTCAATAGTTAAGTTCTGAGATAATAAAACATAAGAAAAAAATGATTCTTGAGTTagagaaatatatattagttgTTGGTGCATTATTTAATCCTTAATCTTTGACAAatagtattttttgtattttcttttataatataGAACGACATAACTAGCCTGTTTTGCAAAAAGAAAAAGCATAGGATGTTATATTCAAAAAACATAATTTATAAGAGACACAACTAGCATGCTTCGTAAAAAAAAAGTacaatttaattgaaatattataagattatatatttaatattataatttagaGTGGATATAATTAGCATATATGacgaaaaatattattaaaaaaaatcataggaTATTGTATCCAGAAATCATATAATATCATATAATTCTTAgagatatttaaattatgaaatttTAGTCTTGTgtgattttataaataaaatttcataacaAAAGATATATTTAAAGATtgaactaattaaaaaaaaatcaatttgagaatcaaaataaCTTAAGAAAGACACATCCAATaatattttatagttataattagGGATGAGGAGAGGTTCATAATTTAGGAACGACACATCCAATAATTTCACATCCAAAATAACTCAGCACCCTTTAAATCTCTGAGTTACAAGGAGAGGTTTATGCTTGAAGCTCCATTTTGAAAAGAGAAAATTAGGAAGGCGGTGTGGGATTGTGAAGGTTTTAAAAATTCGGGTCTGGATGGTTATTCCTTTAGTTTATAAAGAAGTGTTGATTTGTTCTTAAagaaaatttttttttcttcgttTTTTCAAGGATTTTTATGGAGGGGCTTTGTTATCAAAAgcgtttgttttttctttttttattttgattccgAAAAATGTTAATCCTTTTGAATTTGGACAATTAtagaattatttgtttaattgggTGCCTTTACAAAGCTTTGACTAAACTTTTAGCGGCTAGATGGAAGATTGTCCTAAATTCTATCATTTCTTTAAAGCACTTATATTTCGGGAAGACAATTGTTAGATGATGTTTTGGTGGCTAATGAGCTTATTAATTTTGCATGCAAAGAGAATTAGGAGTGTACTCTTTTTAAGGTTGATTTCGAGAAAGCTTATGATAAAGTAAGTTGGAATTTCTTTCGGAGCATGATGAGGAAGATGGGTTTTGGGGAGTTGTGGTTGAGATAAATGAAGACTACCGTTTTTTCTAGCAAGATGTTGGTGCTTGTGAACGGAAGTCCGACTAAGGAATTTTTGGTGGAAAGAGGATTAAGACAAGGGGATCTTATCTCTCAGTTTCTTTTCGTGTTGGTAGCAGAGGCACTTTCGGGGTTAGTGAGAATTTCGATAGATTTGGGGGATTTTTCTGGCTTCAACGTGAACAGAAAAATGTCTTATAGGTATCCTTCAATTTGTGGACGATACTCGTAGTTGGAGGCATTCGTGGGCTATCAAAGCGGTGCTTAGAGGTTTTTAATTAGCGTTAGGTCTTGGAATCAATTTCTAGAAGAGCAAGATTATCGGGATTAATGTTAGTTCCAATTTCCTTGAGGCGGCTACTTTATTTCTTTCGTGTAAAATTGAAGATACAGACTTCACTTTCCTTGGAATTCCGATTGGTTCTAATCCTAGAAGAATATATTCTTGGAATTCGCTTCTTTCTAAATTGAATAAGAGGCTCTCTTGTTGGCATGATCAGATGCTTAGTTTTGGGGGGGAATGATTACCCTTCTCAAATCGGTTCTTAGTAGTTTTAGGGGaaggagtaccacagatatgaggggtgcttaaaaccttccccttgtataatcaacacccgtacctaagatctctctttttgttgtttgtttcaaaaacatctttgggtttatttcgcttttttcccatttcctttggaaacaataaaacgcggggtggcgactttcactgaaataatgagtcaagtcaatcaatggctttgatctcagtttttccccgctacactcaAGTATAACTGTTTGttcttttttctcttctaatCCGGAATCtctctttcattcttttcttgaTTGTCGGGTTTCCGCTTTGGTTTGAAAGGATGTGGCTGAATAAGTTGGTTTTGAGGATTACTCTTGTAGTTGTTTGATGGGAAACTTCGTGGAATGATTTTCTTTTTGTAAATTCAAGAGGGTTAAGGTCGGTAAAGAGAGTTGTGTTTGGTTGGCCGTGTGTTGGAATATTTGGATTCTTTGGAATGGTATCATTTTTAGGAATTTCAGTTGGAACGTGGTCGATTTAGTTTGAAAGAGTAAGATAACTATTTGGAGGTGGTTTTTTATTGGTGATATTACTTATCCCAATTGCAATTTGTATGAATTTAGCAAagaccttttattttttttatcttaaattTCAATTGGTAGGTAATTTCTCTTATCGTCGAGATTTATCTCGCTCTCTTTATAATCAAGGTTGAGTACCgtttgtgtgtatatatatatatatatatatatatatatatatatatatatatatatatatatatatatatatatatatatatatatatatatatatatatatatatatatatatatagccttAAGCTACCGGGTTCCAAAATGTTCAATATTTGGTGCTTACTTTACTTTTCCACAATCTCTTTATTTTCCCAATTTAGTTAGAGGcttttcaatattttatttctAACAAATGCATATTTAGacaaaaataaacatgcaaagaaACACTGcatattttacttaaaaaaaagaaTTGCATT
This region includes:
- the LOC131639803 gene encoding protein M7, translated to MVTLVKQVQSTPCSSTFFSALVQLIPCRASVAPYSPIPPTDACCNALKALGQSCLCVLVNGPPISGVDRNMASQLPEKCTSNFEPCVNLYDDREVGA